A DNA window from Labrys wisconsinensis contains the following coding sequences:
- a CDS encoding polysaccharide pyruvyl transferase family protein, with the protein MTSTKTVTDENFQLFRSSDLVPSAWKRTIAAAPDHDAATDSETDAEGAAKPGRIKFRVFNPTMVATDQGYALAYRVVDEEHNIRRLATCRLTKNLKVVRNSVTPLSDIVTFASRSELNERALTWHADPRYFRLGGKIYMLWNDGANKPENHQFLQEMSEDGLRPVGPAREVVTDLERRSVEKNWMFFENDKGVWAIYAIYPHHVLAVDLSDPDVVTCKNASESLWDSEYNQFYGVLRGSAQPIRHGEDFLTIAHSSYKTTKGRIYQACFYKFDLESPFKVTQASRRPFEVPNPIGDHFSMPRLNPEVHKVVYPCGFVQADDKLLISFGINDELCAVATVGLQDVLESMSPVDRPASATVPATVATVPATVAPAAASPAKANGKADVSLPVFWWNAAGKKFDGQFGNRNFKIGNFGDIAAAETVERLTGGRVRVPGKDERKILTIGSVLHTARDGDIVWGTGAKGTKMELDPSVKHLHAYACRGPLTLGVLLRSGIDISKIRHFFDPGCLVPRLYAKEIAAWKASPNYRPGGIRVVPHYRDDLLFRREYPEYSDSFVSVDCTPLGMVEALLGADVVVSSSLHGVIFAEALGIPAYWHVPIGGEDDLKFYDYYYGTGRHQVKRFDTLHEALRAEPMELPKLDFDAYLDTFPEGEMMVLSGRKPAAGKSAAAPKPVAQAKPQPEPQPAPVLPPPVREDKAANGALTLVAAAPKPQIEYENFLPSSADGSWGFGNQSEIRTTVPDTESGKRVIVALQLKPFNPALFRRPQSVRILVNGSYAATAEWPRGNETALDLRLAVQTNHDKTPIALTFQARNARTPRSLAQPSHPLASHQISFCVKDLTVLPG; encoded by the coding sequence ATGACGTCCACCAAGACGGTCACTGACGAGAATTTTCAACTGTTCAGAAGCTCGGACCTGGTGCCCAGCGCCTGGAAGCGCACCATCGCCGCCGCGCCCGACCACGATGCCGCCACCGACTCCGAAACCGACGCCGAAGGCGCGGCCAAACCGGGCAGGATCAAGTTCCGCGTCTTCAATCCGACGATGGTCGCCACCGACCAGGGATATGCCCTGGCCTATCGCGTCGTCGACGAGGAGCACAATATCCGCCGCCTGGCGACGTGCCGGCTGACCAAGAACCTCAAGGTCGTCCGGAACAGCGTCACGCCGCTGTCCGACATCGTCACCTTCGCCTCCAGGAGCGAGCTCAACGAGCGGGCCCTGACCTGGCATGCGGACCCGCGCTATTTCCGCCTCGGCGGCAAGATCTACATGCTGTGGAACGACGGCGCCAACAAGCCGGAGAACCACCAGTTCCTGCAGGAGATGTCCGAGGACGGCCTGCGCCCGGTCGGCCCGGCGCGCGAGGTGGTCACCGACCTGGAGCGCCGCTCGGTCGAGAAGAACTGGATGTTCTTCGAGAACGACAAAGGTGTCTGGGCGATCTACGCGATCTATCCGCACCATGTGCTGGCGGTCGATCTGAGCGACCCGGACGTGGTGACGTGCAAGAATGCGTCGGAGAGCCTCTGGGACAGCGAGTACAACCAGTTCTACGGCGTGCTGCGCGGCAGCGCCCAGCCGATCCGCCACGGCGAGGACTTCCTGACCATCGCCCATTCCAGCTACAAGACCACCAAGGGGCGCATCTACCAGGCCTGCTTCTACAAGTTCGACCTGGAGTCTCCGTTCAAGGTCACGCAGGCGTCCCGGCGCCCGTTCGAGGTGCCCAACCCGATCGGCGACCATTTCAGCATGCCCCGCCTCAATCCCGAGGTGCACAAGGTCGTCTACCCCTGCGGGTTCGTGCAGGCCGATGATAAGCTGCTGATCTCCTTCGGCATCAACGACGAGCTCTGCGCCGTCGCCACGGTCGGCCTGCAGGACGTGCTGGAGTCGATGTCGCCGGTGGATCGCCCGGCGTCGGCAACCGTCCCGGCCACCGTGGCGACCGTCCCGGCCACCGTGGCGCCCGCCGCTGCGAGCCCGGCCAAGGCCAACGGCAAGGCCGACGTGTCTCTGCCGGTGTTCTGGTGGAACGCCGCCGGCAAGAAGTTCGACGGCCAGTTCGGCAACCGCAACTTCAAGATCGGCAATTTCGGCGACATCGCCGCCGCCGAAACGGTGGAGCGGCTGACGGGCGGCCGCGTCCGGGTGCCGGGCAAGGACGAGCGCAAGATCCTGACCATCGGCTCGGTGCTGCATACCGCGCGCGACGGCGACATCGTCTGGGGCACCGGCGCGAAGGGCACCAAGATGGAGCTCGACCCCTCGGTCAAGCACCTCCACGCCTATGCCTGCCGCGGGCCGCTGACCCTCGGCGTGCTGCTGCGCTCGGGCATCGACATCTCGAAGATCCGGCATTTCTTCGATCCGGGCTGCCTGGTGCCGCGGCTCTACGCCAAGGAGATCGCCGCCTGGAAGGCCTCGCCCAACTATCGGCCTGGCGGGATCAGGGTGGTGCCGCACTACCGCGACGACCTCCTGTTCCGGCGCGAATATCCCGAATATTCCGACAGCTTCGTCTCGGTCGACTGCACCCCGCTCGGCATGGTCGAGGCGCTGCTCGGCGCCGACGTCGTCGTCTCCAGCTCCCTGCACGGCGTCATCTTCGCCGAGGCGCTGGGCATCCCGGCCTATTGGCACGTGCCGATCGGCGGCGAGGACGACCTCAAGTTCTACGATTACTACTACGGCACCGGCCGCCACCAGGTGAAGCGCTTCGACACCCTTCACGAGGCGCTCAGGGCCGAGCCGATGGAGCTGCCGAAGCTCGATTTCGACGCCTATCTCGATACCTTCCCCGAAGGCGAGATGATGGTCCTGTCGGGCCGCAAGCCCGCGGCCGGCAAGTCCGCGGCGGCGCCGAAACCGGTGGCGCAGGCCAAGCCTCAGCCCGAGCCGCAACCGGCGCCGGTGCTGCCGCCGCCGGTGCGGGAGGACAAGGCCGCCAACGGCGCCCTCACGCTCGTGGCCGCCGCGCCGAAGCCGCAGATCGAGTACGAGAACTTCCTGCCGAGCTCGGCCGACGGAAGCTGGGGCTTCGGCAACCAGTCGGAGATCCGCACCACGGTGCCCGACACCGAGTCGGGCAAGCGCGTCATCGTCGCGCTGCAGCTCAAGCCCTTCAATCCGGCGCTGTTCCGGCGGCCGCAAAGCGTCAGGATCCTGGTCAACGGCTCCTATGCCGCGACCGCCGAATGGCCGCGGGGCAACGAGACGGCGCTCGATCTTCGCCTCGCCGTCCAGACGAACCACGACAAGACCCCGATCGCGCTGACCTTCCAGGCGCGCAATGCCCGCACGCCCCGGTCCCTGGCCCAGCCCTCCCACCCGCTGGCCTCGCACCAGATCTCGTTCTGCGTCAAGGACCTGACCGTGCT
- a CDS encoding undecaprenyl-diphosphate phosphatase, with protein MTLFDVAEAIILGIVEGLTEFIPVSSTGHLLLAAHFLKFEGSNSFEILIQLGAILALLAVYAEKLWRIAVALPHDREAQHFVIGVLLAFLPAAVIGALLHGFIKDYLFNVHIVCYALIAGGLVLIAIDEMPLQKRFANAYVMSLPTYFKIGLFQCLAMIPGVSRSGATIVGAMLLGADKRSAAEFSFFLAMPTMFGAFVFDLAKSYKTISFGDGTLIAVGFIAAFISGWFVVKGLLDFVSKRGFAVFGWWRIIVGVLGLAALYIWG; from the coding sequence ATGACCCTCTTCGACGTGGCAGAAGCCATCATCCTCGGCATCGTCGAGGGCCTGACCGAGTTCATCCCGGTCTCCTCCACCGGCCATCTGCTGCTCGCCGCGCATTTCCTGAAGTTCGAGGGCAGCAACAGCTTCGAGATCCTGATCCAGCTCGGCGCCATCCTGGCGCTGCTGGCCGTCTATGCGGAGAAGCTGTGGCGCATCGCCGTCGCCCTGCCGCACGACAGGGAGGCGCAGCATTTCGTCATCGGCGTGCTGCTCGCCTTCCTGCCCGCCGCCGTGATCGGCGCGCTGCTGCACGGCTTCATCAAGGACTATCTCTTCAACGTGCACATCGTCTGCTACGCCCTGATCGCCGGCGGCCTGGTGCTGATCGCCATCGACGAGATGCCACTGCAGAAGCGCTTCGCCAACGCCTATGTCATGTCCTTGCCGACCTACTTCAAGATCGGCCTGTTCCAGTGCCTGGCGATGATCCCCGGCGTGTCGCGCTCGGGCGCCACCATCGTCGGCGCCATGCTGCTCGGCGCCGACAAGCGCTCGGCAGCGGAGTTCTCCTTCTTCCTCGCCATGCCGACCATGTTCGGCGCCTTCGTCTTCGACCTCGCCAAGAGCTACAAGACGATCAGCTTCGGCGACGGCACCCTGATCGCCGTCGGCTTCATCGCCGCGTTCATCTCCGGCTGGTTCGTGGTCAAGGGCCTGCTCGACTTCGTCTCCAAGCGCGGCTTCGCCGTGTTCGGCTGGTGGCGCATCATCGTCGGCGTGCTCGGCCTGGCGGCGCTCTACATCTGGGGATAG
- a CDS encoding polysaccharide pyruvyl transferase family protein, with product MSGALRRLVAQAGVIPLAWGAAKPGGCLNLGDALSPLLVTLVSGLAVRRAPFEGDAPRLAAGGTIGQALRGGGVSFWGTGCSPWQDPSAPAHEQIRFRLPEGLDRDVAATRGPLSAALMGIPPGSRPHGDPVFLLPRFHAAAVPKRWDLGVIVHVSELSALTAEASVWEAHRRYRIPADMREHVVMINTLVPASAEGVRAKLDTILACRRLVSTSLYGLALAESYGIPCLYFSPEPAGGLASRALDPDAAMDARIVDLYAGLGRRAIPVYGQDPGTETDWAKVMRAVDTAWQPSAPDTDALLAAFPLEVAPIAPEAGRTVWDDRRIARLFAEAAGPRRGSGLRGWLAAGALHGKRVAGAVARSRHRAALAPRESRSPLARLRPALPALPLAWCWTKPGTPFANLGDALSAVIVCVMSGRPIARTNFHRDAERLVAVGTIAHAMKFGTVHLWGTGLDATRNAVNPETRRYVRPPDTVFRVHAVRGPRTAAVLRAEGIAVPEAYGDPVWFLPRIFPMDGVEKTHELGVILHLSELERQTPEAGAQAAFRRYRIPEALAGKIRIINTLSAPTLEALRAKTREIAACRRILSTSFHGMVIAEAYGIPCAWFAPHGDGPVTLDARDSDAMMDHRLRDFYSGTRRPRFLAYGQDRVEETDWKAAIAAIDAGHVPADVDPTGLFEAFPVPHAVRLEDPVWPLPLRALASLRL from the coding sequence ATGAGCGGGGCGCTGCGCCGCCTGGTCGCGCAAGCGGGCGTGATTCCGCTCGCCTGGGGCGCCGCCAAGCCGGGCGGCTGCCTCAATCTCGGCGACGCGCTCAGCCCGTTGCTCGTGACGCTGGTGTCGGGGCTCGCCGTCCGGCGCGCCCCTTTCGAGGGCGACGCTCCGCGCCTGGCGGCCGGCGGCACGATCGGACAGGCGCTGCGGGGCGGGGGCGTCAGCTTCTGGGGCACGGGATGCTCGCCCTGGCAGGATCCGTCCGCCCCGGCGCACGAGCAGATCCGCTTCCGGCTGCCGGAAGGCCTCGATCGCGATGTCGCCGCCACGCGCGGCCCGCTCTCGGCGGCGCTGATGGGCATCCCGCCGGGCAGCCGGCCCCATGGTGACCCGGTCTTCCTTCTGCCCCGCTTCCATGCCGCGGCGGTGCCCAAGCGCTGGGACCTCGGCGTGATCGTGCACGTCTCCGAGCTGTCGGCCCTGACGGCGGAAGCGAGCGTCTGGGAGGCGCATCGCCGCTACCGCATTCCCGCTGACATGCGCGAGCACGTCGTGATGATCAACACGCTCGTCCCCGCCTCGGCCGAGGGGGTGAGGGCCAAGCTCGACACGATCCTGGCCTGCCGGCGGCTGGTGTCGACCAGCCTCTACGGCCTGGCTCTCGCGGAGAGCTACGGCATTCCCTGCTTGTATTTTTCGCCAGAGCCGGCAGGCGGCCTGGCCAGTCGGGCGCTCGACCCCGACGCGGCGATGGATGCCCGCATCGTCGACCTCTATGCCGGCCTCGGCCGACGGGCCATCCCGGTCTACGGCCAGGACCCGGGCACCGAGACCGACTGGGCGAAGGTGATGCGCGCCGTCGACACGGCCTGGCAGCCTTCGGCGCCCGATACGGATGCGCTGCTCGCGGCCTTTCCGCTCGAGGTCGCGCCGATCGCGCCGGAGGCGGGACGGACGGTCTGGGACGATCGCCGGATCGCGCGGCTGTTCGCCGAGGCGGCAGGGCCGCGGCGCGGCAGCGGTCTGCGCGGCTGGCTGGCCGCCGGGGCGCTGCACGGCAAGCGCGTTGCCGGTGCGGTGGCCCGTTCGCGCCATCGCGCCGCGCTGGCCCCGCGCGAAAGCCGGTCACCTCTGGCGCGCCTGCGCCCGGCCTTGCCGGCGCTGCCGCTCGCCTGGTGCTGGACCAAGCCGGGAACGCCGTTCGCCAATCTCGGCGACGCGCTGAGCGCGGTGATCGTCTGCGTCATGTCGGGACGACCGATCGCGCGCACGAACTTCCACCGCGATGCCGAGCGGCTGGTGGCGGTCGGCACGATCGCGCATGCCATGAAGTTCGGCACGGTGCATCTGTGGGGCACGGGCCTCGACGCCACCCGCAACGCGGTGAATCCGGAGACCAGGCGCTATGTCCGGCCGCCGGACACGGTGTTCCGGGTCCACGCCGTGCGCGGGCCCCGGACGGCCGCGGTGCTGCGGGCCGAGGGCATTGCCGTGCCCGAGGCCTATGGCGATCCGGTCTGGTTCCTGCCCCGGATCTTTCCGATGGACGGCGTGGAGAAGACGCACGAGCTCGGGGTGATCCTGCACCTCAGCGAGCTGGAGCGGCAGACGCCGGAGGCCGGGGCGCAGGCGGCGTTCCGGCGCTACCGCATCCCCGAGGCGCTCGCCGGCAAGATCCGCATCATCAACACGTTGAGCGCGCCGACGCTCGAGGCGCTCCGGGCCAAGACGCGCGAGATCGCCGCCTGCCGCCGGATCCTCTCGACCAGCTTCCACGGCATGGTCATCGCCGAGGCCTACGGCATACCCTGCGCCTGGTTCGCTCCCCATGGCGACGGCCCGGTGACCCTGGACGCCAGGGATTCGGATGCGATGATGGACCATCGCCTGCGCGACTTCTATTCCGGCACGCGGCGGCCGCGTTTTCTCGCCTATGGCCAGGACAGGGTGGAGGAGACCGACTGGAAGGCGGCGATCGCGGCGATCGATGCCGGCCATGTGCCGGCCGACGTCGACCCGACCGGCCTGTTCGAGGCCTTTCCGGTGCCGCACGCCGTGAGGCTGGAGGATCCCGTCTGGCCGCTGCCGCTGCGTGCGCTGGCGAGCCTCAGGCTCTGA
- a CDS encoding lipo-like protein — MDRIGGWVATMLDRPIKGYEPSTPPDAAALAAALRPADVILVEGNSRVSAVIKYLTQSTWSHAAMYVGPIAGRMTAEGEPHVLVEANLGEGVVTAPLSKYREAHVRVCRPVGLTAPDRARVVAHMHDHVGLDYDVKNVTDMLRYLVPLPVPTRWRRRMIAMGSGEPTRTICSTLIAQAFESVRYPILPRIEASGDYSAREILHIRHHSLFAPRDFDLSPYFAVVKPTIERGFDYRSMVWGDDPAAAAEGVAS; from the coding sequence TTGGACAGGATCGGCGGCTGGGTCGCCACGATGCTCGACCGGCCCATCAAGGGCTACGAGCCCTCGACGCCGCCCGATGCCGCGGCGCTCGCCGCCGCGCTGCGGCCGGCCGACGTGATCCTGGTCGAGGGCAACAGCCGCGTCTCGGCGGTGATCAAATACCTGACCCAGTCCACCTGGTCGCATGCGGCGATGTATGTCGGGCCGATCGCCGGCCGGATGACGGCCGAGGGCGAGCCGCATGTCCTGGTCGAGGCCAATCTCGGCGAGGGCGTGGTCACCGCGCCGCTGTCGAAATATCGCGAGGCCCACGTGCGGGTCTGCCGCCCGGTGGGGCTCACCGCGCCGGACCGGGCGCGGGTCGTGGCGCATATGCACGACCATGTCGGGCTCGACTACGACGTCAAGAACGTCACCGACATGCTGCGCTACCTCGTGCCGCTGCCGGTGCCGACGCGCTGGCGGCGGCGGATGATCGCCATGGGCTCGGGCGAGCCGACACGCACGATCTGCTCGACGCTGATCGCCCAGGCCTTCGAGAGCGTGCGCTACCCCATCCTGCCGCGCATCGAGGCCTCGGGCGACTATTCCGCCCGCGAGATCCTGCACATCCGGCACCATTCCCTGTTCGCGCCGCGCGACTTCGACCTCTCGCCCTATTTCGCCGTGGTGAAGCCGACGATCGAGCGCGGCTTCGACTATCGCAGCATGGTCTGGGGCGACGATCCCGCGGCCGCTGCCGAGGGCGTGGCGTCGTAG
- a CDS encoding acyltransferase family protein, which translates to MTKAQSGMHVPARDEGRVPWVDYAKGLCIIMVVMMHTTLGVEKAAGTVSWLNAAIEFARPFRMPDFFLISGLFLARVIGRDWRTYLDRKVVHFLYFYVLWVVIQWAMKDVYPAYKAGDPAGAGWDLLSAVWDPPGTLWFIYMLPIFFVLAKLVRPLPPVLVLGAAALLQAWPRDSAFLQDSGLFMVDEFCERLVFFLAGTYAAEYVFRFADLVDRHRRLALGGLALWGLVNGLLVQAGIAHAPVVGLLLGLVGALAVITTGVLLSAVNWLGALRYCGQHSLVVYLAFFVPMAFLRTVLLKLGVIDDLGTLSLLITAVSVVLPLILHRVVKGGPLRFLFERPAWAWIAPKRPAVPRERLAMVAAE; encoded by the coding sequence ATGACGAAGGCACAGAGCGGCATGCACGTCCCGGCCCGGGACGAGGGGCGCGTCCCCTGGGTGGATTATGCCAAGGGCCTGTGCATCATCATGGTGGTGATGATGCACACCACGCTCGGCGTCGAGAAGGCGGCCGGCACGGTGAGCTGGCTCAACGCCGCCATCGAGTTCGCCCGGCCCTTCCGCATGCCGGACTTCTTCCTGATCTCGGGCCTGTTCCTGGCGCGGGTCATCGGCCGCGACTGGCGCACCTATCTCGACCGGAAAGTGGTGCATTTCCTGTATTTCTACGTGCTCTGGGTCGTCATCCAGTGGGCGATGAAGGACGTCTATCCGGCCTACAAGGCCGGCGATCCCGCCGGCGCCGGCTGGGACCTGCTGTCGGCCGTCTGGGACCCGCCGGGCACGCTGTGGTTCATCTACATGCTGCCGATCTTCTTCGTGCTGGCCAAGCTGGTGCGGCCGCTGCCGCCGGTGCTGGTGCTCGGCGCGGCGGCGCTGCTGCAGGCCTGGCCGCGCGACAGCGCCTTCCTGCAGGACAGCGGCCTGTTCATGGTCGACGAGTTCTGCGAGCGCCTGGTGTTCTTCCTGGCCGGCACCTATGCCGCCGAATACGTGTTCCGCTTCGCCGACCTGGTCGACCGCCATCGCCGCCTCGCTCTCGGCGGCCTGGCGCTCTGGGGCCTCGTCAACGGCCTCCTGGTCCAGGCCGGCATCGCCCATGCCCCGGTGGTCGGCCTGCTGCTCGGCCTCGTCGGCGCCCTGGCCGTGATCACCACGGGCGTGCTGCTCAGCGCCGTGAACTGGCTCGGCGCGCTGCGGTATTGCGGCCAGCATTCCCTGGTCGTCTATCTCGCCTTCTTCGTGCCGATGGCCTTCCTGCGCACGGTGCTGCTCAAGCTCGGCGTGATCGACGACCTCGGCACGCTCTCCCTCCTCATCACCGCCGTCTCGGTGGTGCTGCCGCTCATCCTGCACCGGGTGGTGAAGGGCGGGCCGCTGCGCTTCCTGTTCGAGCGCCCGGCCTGGGCCTGGATCGCGCCGAAGCGCCCCGCCGTGCCGCGCGAGCGCCTGGCGATGGTGGCGGCCGAATAG
- a CDS encoding cytochrome P450: MRLIKARKCGISVLFERAYSMKAGRVWSLRGFYYMLNEPAEVRRILTEDAEKYPKSLLMGTMLQLLIGNSIFVSQGKVWRRQRRMMDPAFENARIRDVFPQMLAATQAMEQRLDALVGAEQREIGIDIETTHIAADIIFRTIFSTTFGREEAEIVFSSFTRFQEIAYAYGIARIAGIPAWLMPGARWRAARAARRIRVILDRLVRQRYDAHQAKAAGAPTNDILAALLEARDPDDGTPFAFWELAEQIAMLFLAGHETSASGLAWSLYLIAACPHIQDKLLAEAEAVLGEREPRFSDMKRLAYCRDVFREALRLYPPVAFLLRDASERCPVYNKTAEAGETVIISPWLVQRHRELWERPDEFDPDRFSTPAGEASARCAYLPFSQGPRVCIGAAFALQEATLVLASLVRRFEFALVPGHTPEPVARLTLRSENGVRLLVRRRAPRERAEPAYDATPSAAAAGSSPQTMLR, translated from the coding sequence ATGCGCCTGATCAAGGCGCGCAAATGTGGGATCTCGGTGCTGTTCGAGCGCGCCTATTCCATGAAGGCGGGGCGCGTGTGGTCGCTGCGCGGCTTCTACTACATGCTGAACGAGCCGGCGGAGGTCCGCCGCATCCTGACCGAGGATGCGGAGAAATATCCCAAGAGCCTCTTGATGGGCACGATGCTGCAGCTCCTCATCGGCAACAGCATCTTCGTCAGCCAGGGCAAGGTGTGGCGTCGCCAGCGCCGCATGATGGACCCCGCCTTCGAGAACGCCCGCATCCGCGACGTCTTCCCGCAGATGCTGGCGGCGACGCAGGCGATGGAGCAGCGCCTCGACGCCCTCGTCGGCGCCGAGCAGCGCGAGATCGGCATCGACATCGAGACCACCCATATCGCCGCCGACATCATCTTCCGCACCATCTTCTCCACCACCTTCGGACGCGAGGAGGCGGAGATCGTGTTCTCCTCCTTCACCCGCTTCCAGGAGATCGCCTACGCCTACGGCATCGCCCGCATCGCCGGGATCCCGGCCTGGCTGATGCCCGGAGCCCGCTGGCGCGCCGCCCGCGCCGCCCGCCGCATCCGCGTCATCCTCGACCGCCTGGTGCGCCAGCGCTACGACGCCCACCAGGCCAAGGCCGCGGGGGCGCCGACCAACGACATCCTCGCCGCTCTCCTGGAGGCGCGCGATCCCGACGACGGCACGCCCTTCGCCTTCTGGGAGCTGGCCGAGCAGATCGCCATGCTGTTCCTCGCCGGCCACGAGACCTCGGCGAGCGGCCTCGCCTGGTCGCTCTACCTCATCGCCGCCTGCCCGCACATCCAGGACAAGCTCCTGGCCGAGGCGGAGGCGGTGCTCGGCGAGCGGGAGCCGCGCTTTTCCGACATGAAGCGCCTCGCCTATTGCCGCGACGTGTTCCGCGAGGCGCTGCGGCTCTACCCGCCGGTCGCCTTCCTCCTGCGCGACGCCAGCGAGCGCTGCCCGGTCTACAACAAGACCGCCGAGGCGGGCGAGACGGTGATCATCTCGCCCTGGCTGGTGCAGCGCCACCGCGAGCTCTGGGAGCGGCCGGACGAGTTCGATCCCGACCGGTTCTCCACCCCGGCGGGCGAGGCCTCGGCGCGCTGCGCCTACCTGCCCTTCAGCCAGGGGCCGCGGGTGTGCATCGGCGCGGCCTTCGCCCTGCAGGAGGCGACGCTGGTGCTGGCGAGCCTGGTGCGCCGCTTCGAGTTCGCGCTGGTGCCGGGCCACACGCCCGAGCCGGTCGCGCGCCTGACGCTGCGCTCCGAGAACGGCGTGCGCCTGCTGGTGCGCCGGCGCGCCCCGCGCGAGCGCGCCGAGCCGGCCTACGACGCCACGCCCTCGGCAGCGGCCGCGGGATCGTCGCCCCAGACCATGCTGCGATAG